ACTTTTCTAGCAGTTACCTCTTTTAAGAAGTCGAGCGAGAAGTGCTTGAAGTTTGAGCCACTGTTTATGCTCCATGAGAGGAAAACCGGAATAGACTTTTCCGCCAGGAATAGATTTTGTTACTCCGCCTCGTGCCGCAATGACTGCATAATCTCCAATTGTAAGATGTCCTGCAGTTGCGGCCTGTCCCCCAATAGTAACATTTTTACCAACAATAGTAGATCCAGAAAGCCCGGACTGTCCAGCCATGAGAACATTTTCACCTACAATACAGTTATGTCCAATTTGTATGAGATTGTCAATTTTTGTGCCTCTTTTTATGATGGTTGATCCAAAAACTGCCCTATCAATTGCACAGTTTGCCCCAATCTCTACATCATCTTCGATAATTACATTGCCGTTTTGATATATTTTAACGTGTCTTCCATCTTTTGTATGAGCAAAGCCATATCCATCACTCCCTATCACGGTTCCTGCATGAATGATGCAGTTTTTTCCTATTTGACAGTCACGATAGATTGTAACATTAGGATAGACGAGTGTATTATCGCCTATTGTTACATTCTCTCCTACGACAACTCCGGGCATTAAAGTGACATTATCGCCAATGACAGAATTAAATCCGATGGAGACATTTTGAGCTATAGTGCAGTTATTGCCAATTTGAGGCTCTTTTCCGCTTTTACTCATAGGCTCTTTTGCAAAAAGTTTGGAGATATAGGCTAAGGTGAGATAGGGCTCTTCACTAATAAGAGCACTTACCCCTTTTGGCAAAAGGGATAATAACTCTTTTTTTACAATAACTGCACCAGCTTGTGTTTTTTTGAGTGCATTGAGGTACTTTTTATTTTCTAAAAAAGAGAGTTGATCTGGCTTAGCATCTTGCAAGGCTGCAAGAGAGTGGATCTCTTTATCCTCTCCTACAAGTTCAAGATCAAACTGTTTTGCTATATCACTTAATCTCATCGCTCTATCGCCACAACACCGCTTCTTACTATCTCTTTTGGATTAAAACGTTTTAACGCACTAATAAAGTTTGCAATCCTACTTGGCTCATCTGCTGCCATAATAATAGCGCTATCTTGTCCTATATTTACAATATTACCATTGTATGCACGACATAAAGCTTCAACATCTGAAAGCCTCTCTTCTAGAGGGATTTTTGCCATTACCATCTCTTTTTCTACTAGCTCACTATGTTCAATAACTTTATATACTGGTATGAGTTTGTGCAGCTGCTTTATGATCTGCTCTATGACACGAGGACTCCCACTCGTTACTATTGTCAAACGTGAATATTTGCTGTTTGGAATAGGTGCAACAGTCAAGGTCTCAATATTGTATCCCCTTGCTGCAAAAAGCCCGGTAATACGTGTAAGTACGCCATGCTCATTCAATACGATTACCGAAATTACTCTTCTTTCACTCATTATCAATCCTTATACTCTAAAAGCATATTGTAAAGACTTCCCCCAGCAGGAACCATAGGTAATACATTTTCATATCTATCGATCACAACATCGATAAGTGCTACAACGCCTTTGCTAATAGCATCATCAAGCGCTTTATCAAACTCATCTTTCGTTTTGACGCGATACCCGACTCCTCCAAAGCTCTCAGCCAATCTCACAAAATCTGGCTGCATAGAGAGATCGGTTTCAGCATAGCGTTTATCGTAGAAAAATGTTTGCCACTGACGAACCATGCCCAGATAGTTATTATTTAAAATAATATTAATAACTGGCAATCTATACTCCACTGCTGTCATAAGCTCTTGGATATTCATCAAAATTGAACCATCTCCGCTGATATTGACACTTATTTCATCAGGTATACCCTTTTTCACCCCCATAGCTGCTGGGAAACCAAACCCCATTGTTCCCAGTCCACCACTTGTAATGAACTCTCTTGGGCGCGTGAAAGGGTAAAATTGTGCAGTCCACATCTGATGCTGCCCCACATCAGTAGAAATTCTTGCTTTTCCTTTGAGTTTTTCTCCAACTCTTTGGATTACCCATTCAGGTTTTAGCACTTCATCACTATCTTCATATGTTAAAGGATGAAGCTCGTTATAGCGTCTAAGTATATCTCTCCATGGCTCATATCTGCTTGGATCCACCTTCTCTTTTGCTTGAGGCACCATCTCTTCAAGGACTTTTTTGAGATCCCCAACAATTGGATAGTCTACATGTACAAGCTTTCCAATACTACTTGGATCAATATCTACATGGATGATTTGTGCATATTTAGCAAATTCTGAAAGCTTTCCTGTAACTCTATCATCAAAACGCGGCCCTAAAGCTATCAAAAGATCTGCTTCGCTCATCGCCATATTTGCTGCATATGTTCCATGCATACCAACCATACCAAGAAGCAATTCATCATCATAGCGAAGAGTTCCTCGAGCCATGAGAGTCTCAACAGCTGGGATCTGTGTAGCTTGGACAAGTTCACGCACTAAATCTGCACTATTTGAGTGAATAATACCACCACCAAGATAGAATACCGGTTTTTTAGCTTGTGCAATCGCTTCAATTGCCTTTTTTATCTGGCGTGCATTTCCTTTGATGGTTGGCTTGTAGGTTTCTAGCTTTATCTCTTTTGGATAGTTAAACTCGGCTATCTGTGCAGTAACATCTTTTGGAATATCTACATGTACCGGACCAGGTCTTCCCGATCTTGCAATATAAAAAGCCTCAGCCAAAATATGTGGTAGCTCTTCAGCACTTTTGACTAAATAGTTATGCTTCGTACACGGTCTACTGATACCTACAGCATCTATCTCCTGGAATGCATCTGTCCCGATCATAGAAAGGGGTACCTGTCCACTCACAACTACTAAAGGAATAGAATCCATATATGCTGTTGCAAGACCTGTTACTGCATTGGTAAATCCAGGCCCACTTGTGACAAACGCTACACCAACTTTTCCTGTTGCTCTTGCATAGCCATCTGCTGCATGGACAGCTGCTTGCTCATGACGTGTAAGAATATGTTCAAAATAGCGATGTTTATAAATCTCATCATATACATTCATGATTGCACCACCGGGGTATCCAAAAACTACTTCTACCCCCTCTTCTCTCATGGCTTCAACTACCATCTGTGCACCGCTCATCTGTGCCATATGTTCTCCTACTCCAAATTAACTTTTTTTAATTTTATCCAATTTGCGAAAAAAATCAAACTAATTTTCTCCTATTTTACACATTTCCAGGGCAACACCTTCACGCACACCCTCATCAATCACTACCATTTCACTATATCCAGCTACTTTACAAAGCTCTTCAAGTATAACAAGACCTGCTACTATTGCATCTTCTCTTCCTGTTCCCACAAGTTTTGCTCTTTTGCGAGGATCAAGGCGTATAAGCTCATAAAAAGCCTCTTTTATATCATCAATATTTATTATTGAACCGCTAACTTTTGTAGCATCATAGGTAGCATACTCCATACCAAGCTTCAAAGCTGCTACTGTTGCAGGTGTACCACCAGTACCTACAAAAATTTTTGGTTTTCCAAAAAACTCAAAACTATCTTGCAAAAACTCCCTTATAGCTCCCATCTGCTTTTTAATTCCTAAAACAATCTCTTCTCGACTTTTATACAGAGATATTGTAGTTAAAATTCCCAAGGGGAAACTATGAAAGAGTAATCTGCTTCTATGTTTGAGAATTATTTCTGTAGATCCACCTCCAATATCAGCCATCAAAAATTTCTCTGTATCTTTACCGGCATTTCGAAGACCAAAGCTTACACCCTGCACACTGTAAAAACACTCCTGTTCCTCATCTATGATCTCTACATTGATACCAGTTGCTTGTCTAATTTTTTCCACTGCCTCTTTTGCATTGTTAGCTTTGCGAAAAGCAGCTGTTGCAACCGCTTTGAACGGTTCATCAAATCTAATTTTCTCTTTTGCTTCTTGTAAGGCATCAATAATACGTTTCGTTGCAGCTTCAGAAATTTTTTTTGTACTTGCAAGTTCTTCAGCAGTTCGTACTACCTTTTCATACTCAGCAACTTTTTTTAGTGTTTCACAATTGATTTTGACCACGCGAAGAGAGTTTGAACCGATATCAATACCAATTGCCATCACTTCTCCTCATAGAATCTAAATCCATGACGAGTGAGAAGTTCGCGGATCTGCTCTTGATGCTCCTTGCCTTTTGTTTCAAGCCCAATAGAGACATTGGCATCTCCATAGGCAAGATTTGCTGAAGTTCTATCATATCCGATCTGTACAATATTGGCACTTACACTTGCTAAAATCTCTGTAAGCTTCATGAGGCTTCCAGGCTTATCTACAAGTGTTACAATAAGTTTCATCTTACGATAGGATTTGATAAGACCTTTTTCAATAATGACACTGAGCATTGTTACATCAATATTACCTCCACTAAGTACTACTGCAATATTTGCATTTTCAGGAAGAGTCAATTTTTCATACAAAAGCGCTGCAACTCCAACAGCTCCAGCACCTTCTACAACAAGCTTTTGGTTTTCAAGTAAAAACAAAATTGCATCTGCAATCTCTTCATCATCAACTTCTACTATATCATCTACTGTTTCTAAAATTATTTTTAGAGTAACTGGAGAGGTGTCACGTACCGCAATGCCATCTGCAATAGTGCGTACTTGTGTAGAATCAACAGGACGTCCAAGTTGGAAAGATTCACGCATCGCAGGTGCTCCTGCAGCCGTCACACCGATGATTTGAATTTTTGGATTTATCTGCTTAATAGCACTTGCTATTCCTGCAATCAATCCACCACCACCTATTGGCACTAAAATAGCATCGAGATCTTTTGCTTGATCTAAAATCTCTAAGGCTATTGTTCCCTGCCCTGCCATCACATCATAATCAGCAAATGGATGGACAAAGGTTTTATTATGATCTTTTGCATACTGCACTGCATAAGCATAGGCTTCATCATAATTGCTGCCATGAAGGATGACACTAGCACCATAAGATTTCACACCATTGACTTTTGTCAAAGGTGTATTTTCTGGCATGACAATTGTAGCTGGAATTTGAAAGTAGTTGGAACTAAAAGCAACTCCTTGAGCATGATTGCCCGCACTTGCTGCCACAACGCCTCTATTTTTTTCTTCTTGAGAGATTTTTGCAATTTTATTAAAAGCACCTCGCAGTTTAAAAGCACCTGTTACTTGCAGATTCTCTTTTTTTAAAAAGATTTTATATCCGCATTTTTTACTTAAAATCGGTGCATACGCATAGGGAGTTTTACTCGCTACTGACTCAATACGCTTAGCAGCTTGTTGGATATCTTGTAGTGCTATCATTGCGCACCAAAGAGCATTTTATGATCTACCATTGTGCAGCGATTTTGCACTACTTTCATACCAGCTTCTTGCGCCTTTTTGGCAGCTTCATTGTTCACGATGCCTTTTTGCAGCCAAACTGTATCGATATCTCCTCTTTGGATAGCAGCCTCTACAATGGGCATTACAGCAGCTGGTTTACGAAATATATCGATCATATCTATCTTGAAAGGAATTTCTGCAAGAGATCTGTAGACTTTTTCTCCCAAAATCTCATCTTCTTTAGGATAGATGGGAACTATTTTAAAGCCAACACTTTGTAAATAGGCGGCTACTCTATGACTATCTTTGGTAGGATTTGGAGAGAGACCTACTACAGCAATTGTTTGAGTCTTTTCGAAAATAGCCTTTATTTCATCCATATTTGCATTGATTGTAGGAAATTCGCACTCCATAGTACTCCTTTATAAATTGATGCGATTTTAACAAATAATAACTAAAATCTCCTTGAGCAATCCCGTTTGATGGTAATAAGTTCTTTTATATATTTACGTAAAGCTTCTATCCGGTGTTCGTCAGATGGATGGGTAGAGAGAAACTCTGGGACTTTTTTCCTGCTTTGCTGCATCATTTTATACCAAAACTTTATTGCTTCATAGGGGTTATAGCAAGCCTTATACATAAGATAAAGTCCAAGTTTATCAGCTTCATATTCAAATTTTCTACTATATGGGTAGAGAACACCATACTGTGCCGTTACACCATAGGCAAGATCAAAAAGTGGTCCCCATCCTCTCTCATTAATATTCAAGCCTTGTGCTAAGAGTTTCTTTCCAACTTCACCAATCATAGCCATAGATACTCTCTCACTGC
The Nitratiruptor tergarcus DSM 16512 genome window above contains:
- a CDS encoding acetolactate synthase large subunit — encoded protein: MAQMSGAQMVVEAMREEGVEVVFGYPGGAIMNVYDEIYKHRYFEHILTRHEQAAVHAADGYARATGKVGVAFVTSGPGFTNAVTGLATAYMDSIPLVVVSGQVPLSMIGTDAFQEIDAVGISRPCTKHNYLVKSAEELPHILAEAFYIARSGRPGPVHVDIPKDVTAQIAEFNYPKEIKLETYKPTIKGNARQIKKAIEAIAQAKKPVFYLGGGIIHSNSADLVRELVQATQIPAVETLMARGTLRYDDELLLGMVGMHGTYAANMAMSEADLLIALGPRFDDRVTGKLSEFAKYAQIIHVDIDPSSIGKLVHVDYPIVGDLKKVLEEMVPQAKEKVDPSRYEPWRDILRRYNELHPLTYEDSDEVLKPEWVIQRVGEKLKGKARISTDVGQHQMWTAQFYPFTRPREFITSGGLGTMGFGFPAAMGVKKGIPDEISVNISGDGSILMNIQELMTAVEYRLPVINIILNNNYLGMVRQWQTFFYDKRYAETDLSMQPDFVRLAESFGGVGYRVKTKDEFDKALDDAISKGVVALIDVVIDRYENVLPMVPAGGSLYNMLLEYKD
- the ilvA gene encoding threonine ammonia-lyase produces the protein MIALQDIQQAAKRIESVASKTPYAYAPILSKKCGYKIFLKKENLQVTGAFKLRGAFNKIAKISQEEKNRGVVAASAGNHAQGVAFSSNYFQIPATIVMPENTPLTKVNGVKSYGASVILHGSNYDEAYAYAVQYAKDHNKTFVHPFADYDVMAGQGTIALEILDQAKDLDAILVPIGGGGLIAGIASAIKQINPKIQIIGVTAAGAPAMRESFQLGRPVDSTQVRTIADGIAVRDTSPVTLKIILETVDDIVEVDDEEIADAILFLLENQKLVVEGAGAVGVAALLYEKLTLPENANIAVVLSGGNIDVTMLSVIIEKGLIKSYRKMKLIVTLVDKPGSLMKLTEILASVSANIVQIGYDRTSANLAYGDANVSIGLETKGKEHQEQIRELLTRHGFRFYEEK
- the lpxD gene encoding UDP-3-O-(3-hydroxymyristoyl)glucosamine N-acyltransferase — encoded protein: MRLSDIAKQFDLELVGEDKEIHSLAALQDAKPDQLSFLENKKYLNALKKTQAGAVIVKKELLSLLPKGVSALISEEPYLTLAYISKLFAKEPMSKSGKEPQIGNNCTIAQNVSIGFNSVIGDNVTLMPGVVVGENVTIGDNTLVYPNVTIYRDCQIGKNCIIHAGTVIGSDGYGFAHTKDGRHVKIYQNGNVIIEDDVEIGANCAIDRAVFGSTIIKRGTKIDNLIQIGHNCIVGENVLMAGQSGLSGSTIVGKNVTIGGQAATAGHLTIGDYAVIAARGGVTKSIPGGKVYSGFPLMEHKQWLKLQALLARLLKRGNC
- a CDS encoding CoA-binding protein; its protein translation is MECEFPTINANMDEIKAIFEKTQTIAVVGLSPNPTKDSHRVAAYLQSVGFKIVPIYPKEDEILGEKVYRSLAEIPFKIDMIDIFRKPAAVMPIVEAAIQRGDIDTVWLQKGIVNNEAAKKAQEAGMKVVQNRCTMVDHKMLFGAQ
- the ilvN gene encoding acetolactate synthase small subunit, whose protein sequence is MSERRVISVIVLNEHGVLTRITGLFAARGYNIETLTVAPIPNSKYSRLTIVTSGSPRVIEQIIKQLHKLIPVYKVIEHSELVEKEMVMAKIPLEERLSDVEALCRAYNGNIVNIGQDSAIIMAADEPSRIANFISALKRFNPKEIVRSGVVAIER